CTGATAGTTGACATAGGAGCGGTCCGCTATGTCGCTGTAATTGGCGACCTTGGTGGAGCTGCTTTGCGAGGTGGCCGCACCGGCGCCGCTCACCGTGGGGGCGAGCTGGCTGGTGCCCACGCCCAGCTTGGCCGCGGCGGAGTCGATATTGGCCAGGCTTTCCGCCAGATCCTGGTTGTTCTTCAGGGCTTCTTCCACCAGGGCGTTGAGCACGGGATCATTGAAGCGGGTCCACCAGTCGGTGTTCAGCGGACTGGGCCCCAGATCCACGGAACGCCACTCCTTGGGGATGTCCTGCTCGGGACGTTTATAGTCGGGGGCCAGAGAGCAGCCCGTGACGGCCAGGCACAGCACCAGCGTCAGGCCCGCTTTCAGCAGGGGGGTCATATATCCTCCTCCTCGTCGAAGCTTTTCTTGCCTTCGTTGGGATCCTTCTTGCCCTGCAGCTTCAGGGAGATCCGCATGATGCTGCGGAAGAAGTAGGGAACGAAGAGCGTGGCGATGCAGGTTGCGGCCAGCATGCCGCCCACCACGGCGGTGCCGATGGCGTGACGGCTGTTGGCACCGGCGCCGGAACTGATGGCCAGCGGCACGCAGCCCAGGATGAAGGCCAGCGAGGTCATGACGATGGGACGGAAGCGCAGGCGCGCCGCGTGCATGGCGGCCACGTCCAGGCTGCGCCCGCCGCGCCAGGCCTCGACGGCGAATTCCACGATCAGGATGGCGTTTTTGGCGGCCAGGCCCACCAGGGTGACCAGGGCCACCTGGAAGTACACGTCATTGGACAGGCCGCGCAGCCAGGTGGCCACCAGGGCCCCGAACACGCCGAAAGGCACGGCCGTGAGCACGGCCAGGGGCAGCGACCAGCTTTCGTACTGGGCGGCCAGGATCAGGAAGACCATGACCAGCGCCAGCACGAAGATGATGGTGGTATCGGCGCTGGCCAGCTTTTCCTGCAGGGCCGAACCGACCCAGCCCAGGCCGTAATCGCTGGACAGCATGTTGGCGGCCACCTGTTCCATGGCTTCCAGGGCCTGGCCGGAAGAATAGCCGGCGGCCGGTTCGCCCATGAGGTGGGCGGCGGGGAACACGTTGTAGCGTTCCATGGTCTGGGGCGCCGTGCGGCGTTCCAGGGTCATGATGGCGTCCAGGGGCACCATGTCGCCCTTGCTGGTCCGCACATAGACATCATGCAGGGACTCGGGCAGCACGCGGTAATCGGCCTCGGCCTGGAGGCGCACCTGGAAGGTACGGCCCAGGTAGTTGAAGTCGTTGACGTAGAGCGCGCCGAAGGTGGCGTTCATGGCCGTGAAGACATCGCTGATGCTGATGCCCATGTCCTTGCAGCGCTCGCGGTCCAGGTTGGCGTAGAGCTGCGGGGCGCCGGTGGAGAACAGGCTGCGCAGGCTCCCGATGGCCGGATATTTGGGCCGGCCGTTCTCGTCCCGGGACGTGGCCTCGGCCACGAAGGCGTTGGCCGTGTTCTCCAGGTCATAGATGGTGCCGTCGCCGCGCATCTGGATGTAGCCTTCGAAACCGCCCGTGGTGGACATGCCGCTGATGGGCGGTGGCGTGAAGCCGATGGTCACGGCTTCGGGCTGCATCATGGTCACGCCCAGCACCTTGGCGCTGATGGCGTCGGCGCTGCTTTCGGGCGTCTTGCGCTCGCTCCAGGGCTTGAGCACGGCAAAGAAGGTGCCGTAGTTGCTCTTGGTGGACATGGAGGTGATGTCCAGGCCGTTCAGGGTCATGACCGTTTCCACGACCGGATTCTTGCGCAGGGTATCCACCACCACGCGGGTCACGTCGCGGGTGCGGTTCTGCACGGCGCCGTCGTCCAGGATGGTCATGCCCAGGATGTAGCCCTGGTCTTCGTTGGGCACCAGGCCGCTGGGGACCACCCGGAACAGAAAGACCAGGCTGGCGATCATGCAGCCGAAGAGGACCATGGAGACGAGGCCGTGGTCCTTGATGAAGCGCACCGCGCGCACATAGCGGTGCGTGGTCTTGCCGAAGAAGTAGTTGAAGATGACGAAGGGCCTGGCCGGCTGATGGTCATGCGCGTGCGGCTTGAGCAGCAGGGAACACAGGGCCGGGGTCAGCGTCAGGGCCACGATGCCCGAGAGCACCACGGACACCGAGATGGTGATGGCGAACTGCTTGTACATCTGGCCCGCCAGACCGCCCATGAAGGACACGGGGATGAACACGGCGCAGAGCACCAGCACGATGGCGATAACGGGGGCCGTCACTTCGCTCATGGCCTTGGCCGTGGCTTCCTTGGGCGGCAGGTGCTCGGTGCTCATGATGCGTTCCACGTTCTCCAGCACCACGATGGCGTCGTCCACCACGATACCGATGGCCAGCACCATGCCGAACAGGGTCAGGGTGTTGATGGTGTAGCCCAGGGCGTACATGCCCGCGAAGGTACCGATGATGGACACGGGCACGGCGATGCAGGGGATGAGGGTGGCGCGCCAGCTCTGCAGGAAGACGAAGACCACGATGAACACCAGGATCATGGCTTCCACCAGGGTATGGATCACCTCGTTGATGGATTCCATGACGAATTCGTTGGTGTCCACGATGACCTTGTAGGCCACGCCTTCGGGGAAGTTCTTTTCCAGCTCCTTGAGGCGGGCGGTGACGGCGTTGCCGGTGGCGATGGCATTGGCGCCGGGCAGCAGATAGATGCCCATGCCGCGGGCCACCATGCCGTTGTATTCGCTGCTGACGCTGTAGTCCTTGCCGCCCATCTCGATGCGGGCCACGTCCTTGAGGCGCAGCATGGCGCTGTCCTCGCCGGTGCGGATGATGATCTCGCCGAACTCCTCGGGCGTGGCCAGACGGCCCTTGGTGTCGATCTGCCAGGAAAGCTGGGCCGTGTCGGGCATGGGCGCGTCGCCCAGACGGCCGGGCGAGAACTGCGAGTTCTGTTCCTGGATGGCCGCCGAGACCTCGCCCACGGTGACGCCGTACTTGGCCAGCTTGTCCGGGACGAGCCAGATGCGCATGGAATAGTCCATGTAGCCGAACACGGTCACGTCGCCCACGCCGGGCACGCGCTTGAGTTCGTCGGCCACGTTCACCTGCATGTAGTTGTGCAGGTACACGGCGTCATAACGGCCGTCAGGCGAGTACAGGGCGATGACCTGCAGCATGGCCGGCGAACGCTTGGTCACCTGCACGCCCTGCAGGCGCACGGTCTCGGGCAGGGTGGTCTGGGCCAGGTTGACCTTGTTGTTGACGTTGACCAGGGCCATGTCCGGGTCGGAGCCCAGACTGAAATAGACGTTGATGGAGCCCTGGCCGGATCCCGAGGAGGCCGTGGACGTCATGTAGAGCATGTTTTCCACGCCGTTGATGTTCACTTCCAGGGGGGCCAGCACGGTGCTGGCGATGGTCTCGGCCGAGGCGCCGGGATAGAAGGCCGTCACGTTGACCGTGGGCGGCACCAGTTCAGGATACTGGGCGATGGGCAGGGCCTTCATGGCCAGCGCGCCCACCAGGGTGATCACGATGGAGATGACCGACGAAAGGATCGGTCTGCGCAGGAAGATATTTGGTTTTGCCGAAGCTGCCATGGACCATCACCTACTTCTGAGCGCTCTTCTGGGCGGCCTGCCCCTGCTGGGCCTGGCCGTCACCCATGATGCTGACCTTGGCGCCGGGGCGGGCCTTGATCATGCCTTCACAGATGATGCGTTCCCCGCCCTTGAGGCCGGAATCCACCAGATACATGTCGCCGATGGTCTCGCTGACCTCCACCTTCTGGGTGCCGACCACATTGTCCTTGTCCAGGGTCATGACGAAGGAGCCCTTCTGGGTGATGAGCACGGCCTTCTGGGGGATGAGCACGGCATTGACCAGCACGTCGCCGTCCATGAAGATGCGCACATACTGGCCGGGCATGATCTGGCCGTCGCTGTTGACGAAAGAGGCACGGGCCTGCACCACGCCGGTCTCGGGCTGCACGCGGCTGTCGATGAAGTCCACCTGGCCTTCGCCCTGGTACATGCTGCCGTCCAGCAGGCGCAGCCGGGCCTTGTAGACATTGCCTTCGGGGAAGCGCAGGCGGCCCTGGGCGGCCAGCTGCTGGCGGCGCATGTGCTGCGGCGCGGCGATGGAAAAGTCGATGTACATGGGATCGGTCTGGTCCACATAGGTCAGCAGGGAGTTGTTGCTGACCAGGTTGCCGGGCGTGAAGCTTTCCTTGGAGCTGTAACCGGACACGGGGGCCACCACCTGGCAGTAGTCCAGATTGATCCTGGCGGCACGCAGGGCGGCCCTGGCGTTGTCATAGGCGGCCTTGGCGTTGTCGCGGTCCTTCTGGGAAACAGCGTTCTTGGCAAACAGGGGGCGCACACGGTTCCATTCGCGCTTGGCGCTGTCGTACTGGGCCTCGGCCTGCTGGACGGCGGCCTCGTACTGGTCACGCTCGATCTGGAACATGATCTGGCCGGCCTTGACGAACTCGCCTTCGCGGTACAGACGCTTCTCGATGATGCCCTGCACACGGGCGCGCACTTCGACGGAGCGGGAGCCGGAGGCCTGGGCCTGGAATTCGGCCGGCCAGGGCACGTCCTTGGCTTCCACCTGGAAGACGCCCACAGGCGGGGCGGGCATCTGGCCCTTTTGGGCACCATCATCCTTGCATGCCGCAAGGCTGAAACAGAGGAGCAACAGCAGCGTTGCCAGAATGGTCTGTTTTCCGGTCATGATATCTTACTCCTGGGACAGCAGCGAACTGCCGATACGTGGAAAAGCCCGCCCGCAAAGCGAGCGGGCTTTGAATCCCCTGCTAAACATTTTTTGCAAAATGCGTCAAGAAATGCAGGCTTATCTTGCTCTTAAAGCTCGATAAAGAAAAATCCTGTTATTCCAATAGCTTAGCAAGCCGTACTTTTTTCTTGTAACTAATTGGAATAATTTGATATTTTTTTAAAGCACTTTTTTAGGGACCTCCGCGGCCTCAACGGGCCGCCCGAAGCGCCCCCAGCGTGCCGGCCCTGGCGGCCATGAGTTCGGCCACCACGGAGACGGCGATCTGCTGCGGCGTGTCGGCGCCGATGCCCAGACCGATGGGGCAGCAGACCCTTGCCAGGGCCGCATCGCTGACGCCCTGCGCACGCAGCGCCCTGTACACCGAGGCTTTTTTGCTGCTGCTGCCGATCATACCAATATAAAA
This is a stretch of genomic DNA from Desulfovibrio piger. It encodes these proteins:
- a CDS encoding efflux RND transporter permease subunit, with translation MAASAKPNIFLRRPILSSVISIVITLVGALAMKALPIAQYPELVPPTVNVTAFYPGASAETIASTVLAPLEVNINGVENMLYMTSTASSGSGQGSINVYFSLGSDPDMALVNVNNKVNLAQTTLPETVRLQGVQVTKRSPAMLQVIALYSPDGRYDAVYLHNYMQVNVADELKRVPGVGDVTVFGYMDYSMRIWLVPDKLAKYGVTVGEVSAAIQEQNSQFSPGRLGDAPMPDTAQLSWQIDTKGRLATPEEFGEIIIRTGEDSAMLRLKDVARIEMGGKDYSVSSEYNGMVARGMGIYLLPGANAIATGNAVTARLKELEKNFPEGVAYKVIVDTNEFVMESINEVIHTLVEAMILVFIVVFVFLQSWRATLIPCIAVPVSIIGTFAGMYALGYTINTLTLFGMVLAIGIVVDDAIVVLENVERIMSTEHLPPKEATAKAMSEVTAPVIAIVLVLCAVFIPVSFMGGLAGQMYKQFAITISVSVVLSGIVALTLTPALCSLLLKPHAHDHQPARPFVIFNYFFGKTTHRYVRAVRFIKDHGLVSMVLFGCMIASLVFLFRVVPSGLVPNEDQGYILGMTILDDGAVQNRTRDVTRVVVDTLRKNPVVETVMTLNGLDITSMSTKSNYGTFFAVLKPWSERKTPESSADAISAKVLGVTMMQPEAVTIGFTPPPISGMSTTGGFEGYIQMRGDGTIYDLENTANAFVAEATSRDENGRPKYPAIGSLRSLFSTGAPQLYANLDRERCKDMGISISDVFTAMNATFGALYVNDFNYLGRTFQVRLQAEADYRVLPESLHDVYVRTSKGDMVPLDAIMTLERRTAPQTMERYNVFPAAHLMGEPAAGYSSGQALEAMEQVAANMLSSDYGLGWVGSALQEKLASADTTIIFVLALVMVFLILAAQYESWSLPLAVLTAVPFGVFGALVATWLRGLSNDVYFQVALVTLVGLAAKNAILIVEFAVEAWRGGRSLDVAAMHAARLRFRPIVMTSLAFILGCVPLAISSGAGANSRHAIGTAVVGGMLAATCIATLFVPYFFRSIMRISLKLQGKKDPNEGKKSFDEEEDI
- a CDS encoding efflux RND transporter periplasmic adaptor subunit, which produces MTGKQTILATLLLLLCFSLAACKDDGAQKGQMPAPPVGVFQVEAKDVPWPAEFQAQASGSRSVEVRARVQGIIEKRLYREGEFVKAGQIMFQIERDQYEAAVQQAEAQYDSAKREWNRVRPLFAKNAVSQKDRDNAKAAYDNARAALRAARINLDYCQVVAPVSGYSSKESFTPGNLVSNNSLLTYVDQTDPMYIDFSIAAPQHMRRQQLAAQGRLRFPEGNVYKARLRLLDGSMYQGEGQVDFIDSRVQPETGVVQARASFVNSDGQIMPGQYVRIFMDGDVLVNAVLIPQKAVLITQKGSFVMTLDKDNVVGTQKVEVSETIGDMYLVDSGLKGGERIICEGMIKARPGAKVSIMGDGQAQQGQAAQKSAQK